One segment of Nostoc piscinale CENA21 DNA contains the following:
- a CDS encoding phage tail sheath subtilisin-like domain-containing protein, whose amino-acid sequence MAVTPTYPGIYIEEISSGVRTITGVATSIAAFVDTFERGLLNRPVRVFNFGDFAREFGGLDSRSEASYAIQQFFLNGGTEAWVVRVAGAGAVAASTTIQTALTVEAGRFNFSNPGRWGDRLRINIDYPTPTSGDRFNMTVILVELRNGEEVIQQSETFRNLSMNPVDTNFVRTIVNDEFAGSKLVRVTATGTQRPLPTGTLSGVLNPFPTITNTNPEISVTIGTVGQGIARLASVPTSLTQARQLLESAIRGARPELKAFAQATVSVVDNRLRILAGPVAANSQVTFSAATDASTLSSLGLANGTSLQGVLSEDLSGAFPVAAGQLQVTIGSSTVTLSLGDMADLAAARTELESQIRAAAGNPAVLPAEADAFANARVVTYTDAGSQHLIVLSGLPETSVSFSQEGTETTVDDLGLNAGTATAITAFVSNEIAPIPAVAASATVNLAIGGLGPHTATITTAANDLSAIATQLQTAIRNADPGSSSAFTGTRVASYEAGENRLLIIPDTSDTITFTAGTVDNITVTQLLLDATNAQVNVQSYELSGGADGNPADGNALMGGGDPNAKAGIYALEDVDLFNILCIPRAAVLAGDSATETEGVAVMTVANNYCQQRRAFFIMDTPPNIDEVAEINNWLDRHATLRNKNAALYFPRVYIPDPLNNFKLRSVGASGTIAGLFARTDSTRGVWKAPAGTDATLRNVAKLEIALTDQENGVLNPLGINCLRTFPVYGSICWGARTLNGADQQASEWKYIPVVRVALFIEETLYRGLKWVVFEPNDEPLWSQIRLNVGAFMQNLFRQGAFQGKSPREAYLVKCDKETTTQNDINLGIVNIVVGFAPLKPAEFVIIKIQQLAGQIQV is encoded by the coding sequence ATGGCAGTCACACCAACTTATCCGGGAATTTATATTGAAGAAATTTCTAGTGGTGTTCGCACAATAACAGGAGTTGCTACATCGATCGCTGCTTTTGTAGACACTTTTGAGAGAGGTTTATTAAATCGGCCGGTTCGGGTATTTAACTTTGGCGATTTTGCACGAGAATTTGGTGGTTTAGATAGTAGAAGTGAAGCAAGTTATGCCATCCAGCAATTTTTCCTGAATGGAGGGACTGAAGCTTGGGTGGTGCGTGTGGCAGGTGCTGGTGCTGTAGCAGCAAGTACAACAATTCAAACAGCACTGACTGTTGAAGCAGGCCGTTTTAACTTTAGTAATCCTGGTCGTTGGGGCGATCGCTTGAGAATCAATATCGATTATCCCACTCCTACATCTGGCGATCGCTTTAATATGACCGTGATTCTGGTCGAACTCAGAAATGGAGAGGAAGTCATTCAACAATCAGAAACCTTCCGCAATCTATCGATGAATCCAGTCGATACAAACTTTGTGCGGACGATTGTTAACGATGAATTCGCTGGCTCAAAACTAGTTCGTGTCACTGCAACTGGAACTCAGCGTCCACTACCTACAGGGACACTATCTGGAGTATTAAATCCTTTTCCCACAATTACTAACACTAACCCAGAAATCTCCGTTACCATCGGCACAGTCGGACAAGGTATCGCCAGATTAGCCTCTGTTCCAACATCGCTAACACAGGCACGTCAATTGCTGGAGTCTGCCATTAGAGGCGCTAGACCAGAACTCAAAGCATTTGCCCAAGCCACAGTTTCAGTAGTAGACAACCGCTTACGCATCTTAGCCGGGCCTGTAGCCGCAAATTCACAAGTTACTTTTAGTGCCGCCACAGATGCCAGCACCCTCAGCAGTCTAGGTTTAGCCAATGGGACTAGTTTACAAGGAGTGTTATCTGAAGATTTAAGCGGGGCTTTTCCTGTTGCGGCTGGACAATTGCAAGTAACAATAGGCAGCAGTACAGTAACTCTGAGCCTAGGCGACATGGCAGACTTAGCAGCCGCAAGAACAGAGTTAGAAAGCCAAATTCGAGCAGCCGCAGGCAACCCCGCCGTGTTACCAGCCGAAGCGGATGCTTTTGCTAATGCCCGTGTAGTTACTTACACTGATGCAGGTAGTCAACATTTAATTGTCTTGTCAGGTTTACCGGAAACCAGCGTTAGCTTCAGCCAAGAAGGAACAGAGACCACAGTTGATGACTTAGGATTAAATGCTGGTACTGCAACTGCCATCACGGCCTTTGTGTCAAATGAAATAGCACCAATTCCCGCAGTAGCCGCCAGTGCAACCGTAAATTTGGCCATTGGTGGGTTAGGGCCTCATACCGCCACAATCACGACCGCAGCCAATGACTTAAGTGCGATCGCCACCCAACTGCAAACAGCCATCCGCAATGCTGATCCTGGTAGTAGTTCTGCCTTTACAGGGACGCGAGTTGCCAGCTATGAAGCAGGCGAAAATCGCTTGCTCATCATCCCAGATACAAGTGATACCATCACCTTCACGGCTGGGACAGTGGACAACATAACTGTCACACAATTGTTGCTTGATGCCACCAATGCCCAGGTAAATGTGCAGAGCTATGAACTGAGCGGTGGGGCAGATGGCAATCCCGCCGATGGCAATGCCTTGATGGGTGGTGGTGATCCCAATGCCAAAGCCGGAATTTATGCCCTGGAAGATGTCGATTTGTTCAATATCCTCTGTATACCGCGTGCAGCAGTTCTAGCTGGTGACAGTGCTACAGAGACCGAAGGGGTAGCAGTCATGACCGTTGCCAACAACTACTGCCAACAAAGACGTGCCTTCTTCATCATGGATACTCCCCCAAATATTGATGAAGTAGCAGAAATTAATAACTGGCTAGACCGCCATGCCACATTGCGAAACAAGAACGCCGCCCTTTATTTTCCCCGTGTCTACATCCCTGACCCGTTAAACAACTTCAAACTGCGCTCAGTCGGAGCAAGTGGCACGATCGCCGGATTATTTGCCCGTACAGACAGCACTCGTGGCGTATGGAAAGCCCCAGCCGGAACAGATGCCACACTCCGCAATGTTGCCAAATTAGAAATTGCCTTGACCGATCAAGAAAATGGTGTACTCAATCCCCTAGGCATTAATTGCTTACGCACATTTCCTGTCTATGGCAGTATATGTTGGGGAGCGCGGACACTCAACGGTGCTGATCAGCAAGCCTCAGAATGGAAGTATATTCCCGTAGTGCGAGTGGCACTCTTTATCGAAGAAACTTTATATCGGGGGCTGAAATGGGTAGTATTTGAACCGAATGACGAACCCCTGTGGTCACAAATTCGCCTGAATGTAGGAGCATTTATGCAAAACCTGTTTCGTCAAGGTGCATTCCAGGGCAAATCGCCACGAGAAGCTTACTTAGTGAAGTGTGATAAAGAAACCACCACCCAAAACGATATCAATCTCGGTATTGTCAACATTGTCGTCGGTTTCGCACCACTCAAACCGGCTGAATTCGTCATTATCAAAATTCAACAATTAGCTGGTCAAATTCAAGTTTAA
- a CDS encoding phage tail protein has protein sequence MVQFSVNAGRLDPYKNFKFRVKWDGRYVAGVSKVGMLKRTTEVIEHREGGLPSTVIKSPGQTKYDPIALERGVTHDVEFERWANKVWSYGAGLGAEVSLRDFRKDIIIEVYNEAGQLAIAYKIYRCWVSEYQALPELDANANAIAIQMLTLQNEGWERDVDVTEPQELSFNIPE, from the coding sequence ATGGTTCAATTTAGTGTCAATGCTGGTCGTCTTGACCCTTACAAGAATTTTAAGTTTCGGGTCAAATGGGATGGTCGCTATGTTGCCGGAGTGAGCAAAGTGGGAATGCTCAAGCGCACAACAGAAGTAATTGAACATCGGGAAGGAGGTTTGCCCAGCACAGTCATCAAATCGCCTGGCCAAACAAAGTATGACCCGATCGCACTGGAGAGAGGAGTTACCCATGATGTAGAGTTTGAACGATGGGCTAACAAAGTCTGGAGTTATGGGGCTGGATTGGGGGCAGAAGTATCTCTGCGTGATTTTCGCAAAGACATCATTATTGAAGTCTACAACGAAGCTGGACAGTTAGCGATCGCTTATAAAATTTATCGCTGTTGGGTATCAGAATACCAAGCCCTGCCAGAACTAGATGCCAACGCTAATGCGATCGCTATTCAAATGCTCACCTTGCAAAATGAAGGCTGGGAACGTGATGTCGATGTCACAGAACCTCAAGAGCTATCATTTAATATTCCTGAGTAA